The following DNA comes from Octopus sinensis linkage group LG5, ASM634580v1, whole genome shotgun sequence.
ATAAGGTCGTGGGAGTTTCTTCTCTGAAGATCTATTATTCAGCTCTCCCTAACATTTCTTACTAGACTGTCCCACTATAGATATCATGCAGTACACACTTTGCACTATCTAACCATCAAATGGTATGCAGTCCTTCTGTAGATTATTACATATCTCATGATGCTTGGTGATATTGAAATAATAGATATTTATTCGACTCTGTTATCAATTTATATtacgactagcagtatcgcccggcgttgctcgggtttgtaagggaaataactatataaacatttttagagagttacacaGAGAGCAAAATGAAAGgagttacaaatatttttaaaattctaaaataattttagtgatttttttcaatgttgtttatatttacttaattttattgtcGATTGTAGGGAAATTGATGGAAACGTGACTGTaggagaagtaaaagaaaaatcagtTGCTAAAAATATTTACGATCATGCCGTTGAAACAGGGCAGAGTGCTGGATATATTGAAGTCAAGTAACGTATTATTTTCctcatatttattaatcttagtATTCTAATTACTATATCTTCAAAATAATTTGCCtctttttctgtcattttccaGACACCGCTTCACAAATGTCTTTGATATATCTGTTAACGTTGAACCCCAAAAGGATATAGTTTACAATTTAACATACCAAGAACTTCTGACACGACAAGACTATAAATATAGGCACGTTATTCATTTGTCAAATGGTGGAATTATTGATGACTTTTTAGTTGAGGTTTTCATTACGGAACCTCAAGACATTATTGATTTGTCTGTACCTGAAATTATAGGTGATATATTAATGAATATCACGGATAACACAGGTAGGTAACTAATTTATGCTTGGTTTACTCTATATTTTTATACAAGTTATCGTCATGGCTTGGATGTGGCCCGGCTTCTTTGTGTTTCAACAGTTTTGGGCCAAAACGTTTACATAAGGTCGTGGGAGTTTCTTCTCTGAAGATCTATTATTCAGCTCTCCCTAACATTTCTTACTAGACTGTCCAACTATAGATATCATGCAGTACACACTTTGCACTATCTAATCATCAAATGGTATGCAGTCCTTCGTTAAATACTGTACTGTCTTACAGTAATAAAATGCTGCTTACGATATAGTTAATGTGAAGATGCCCTGCGCTGACATAACGTTACTCGCCCAAGGTAAACATTAATTCTGCCGCTGTTCGCTTTACATTGTTACACAGTTAATATGACACTGTTCTGTAGTCGACATTAGATAGTCCATGAAGCCGTTTAAATTATATCTCATGATGCTTGGTGATATTGAAATAATAGATATTTATTCGACTCTGTTATCAATTTATATTACGATGTTTGTTTTTCAAACAGAGCTAGATTCTGCTTCAATTGAGTATACCAGCAGTAGAGAGGTTTACATCAAATACAGCCCAAGTCGTAAACAGCAAGAAGAAATTTCAGACAAAGATGGCGTTGCAGGCTTACTCAGAGTGGAATATAACGTGGATCgtcaaaataattcaaatttgaTATACGtaagataattatttttatgataattTCTCATCATGCTATTGTTCAATCTTATGAATGTATCACCATCATTTCTTCAAAACAACATATTCTGGAAAAAACTATAACTTTATCAGTTACAATGaatcataattatattatagttgtctgtaggcgtaggagtggctgtgtggtaagtagcttgcttaccaaccacatggttccgggttcagtcccactgcgtggcaccttgggccggtgtcttcttctatagcctcgggccgaccaaagccttgtaagtggatttggtagacggaaactgaaagaagcctgtcgtatatatatatatatatatatatatatatatatatatatatatatatatatgtgtatatatgtatgtatgtatatgcgtgtatatgtttgtatgtctgtgtttgtccctccaacatcgcttgacaaccgatgatggtatatttacgtccccgtaatatagcggttcggcaaaagagaccgaatagaataagtcctggggtctatttgctcgactaaaggcggtgctccagaatggccacagtcaaatgactgaaacaagtaaaagagaagcgTTATTAACTTCATGTACaacaaattgtttttatttattctttctttaccttttccctttctgtctctttccctctctacctttcactcactcacactctctctcatatttgaGTGTGCTCATGTTTCCATATTTctatgttagcacgccgggcgaaatgcatagccgtatttcgtctgccgttacgttctgagttcaaattccgccgaggtcgactttgcctttcatgctttcggggtcgattaaataagtagcagttacgcactggggtcgatataatcgacttaatccgtttgtctgtccttgtttgttccttctgtgtttagccccttgtgggtagtaaagaaatagaaataggtatttcgatcgtcgctacgttctgagtttaaattccgccgaggtcgactttgcctttcatcctttcggggtcgataaattaagtaccagctgcgcactggggtcgatctgatcgactggtccctactcccccaaaattttgcgccttgtgcttagagtagaaatgaatattagtTAAGGGTAAGCCAATTGGTATTCATACCATTCTTAAGGGCATTACATTTGCCTAAAATACCACGTGGTAGGTTCGAACCTGGGACCTTGTGattacaaaaattttctgaaacgtCCAGCCATACTTCAACTACTTTTTGAGGAAACAATCTGAAATCGTATGGAATATGATTAACTTAGCGTCAGGCCAGTAACTAGGAGTTATTTGAAACCTGTTTCATCCAATACTGCGGTACATTGAACACAGAGGAAGCGAGAATTATCTGAAATTACTACACTAAACTGATACTGAGCTAcgttaagtatttatgtatttccGATAAATTGGGTTACTCTGTTACTCTATGTCTTgtcagtaaatttggtagacataaaatATATGGACGTCCaccgcatgcatgcatgcatgtatgcatgtatgtatgtatgtatggaatgtagataacgaaaactatgtcacattttaaacctgagaaaagttttACATTGTTCTACTGTTCCGCAAACAgactgtatttgtaatgtgcgagtcggttgattttgttttttctgaaaatccaagcttatagAGGCTTACGGTTAGGCATTTACCAGACTGACCAGCAATTACCAGACTGACAgttagacatgtatgtatgtatgtatgtatgtacttatacatattgtgacccccttcggtcatgaatgaccatggtattgcacctagaaagttaccctccgaggcacaagtctgggcaaagttgtttatggaagaccagcagtcgcccacgcataccagcttcccctctccacgccaccgatgttatccaagggaaagacaaaagccgatacagcttggcacctgtgacgtcgcagctcatttattaacgtgcaagtggctgcgcACTCCAccgacacgtgtgcccttaacgtagttctcggggagattcagcatgacacagagtgtgacaaggctggccctttgaaatacaggtacaacagaaacaggaagaaagagtgagagaaagttgtggtgaaagagtacagcagggttcgccactaccccctgcggaagcctcgtggagcttttaggtgataTATGCGATATAGTTTCAGTCTTAACATTACCATCTATATTTGTAATAGACCATACTAAATATTAGATGGGAAACTTTTCTGTGAACTATTAAGTTAAACCGTCATTAACGTTTTATTCCTCCACCTTCCGCTCTCAAATTTCCAGGCATCTGATGGCTACTTTGTGCATTTCTTCACTCCCGATTCCTTACCAAGTCTTCCAAAGCACATTATATTTATGCTTGATGTCAGCGGATCAATGTATTGTTGTAAAATTGGACCCCTGAAAGAAGCTATGGAAAATATCCTTGATCAACTCAATCCAGAGCTTGATGCATTTCTCATTGGAAAATTCAGTAGTGATGTTTCATGGATGATGGACAAATTTTTAATAGCGAACAATACTAACAAAGAATTAGGCAAAAATTACATTAAGGCACTCCAAGCCGATGGATGTAagttaaaaatttatttcttatatttatgtacacaagtCTCAAACTGTTTCTCCATGTTATATTTCATTACAatttattataacatttattattataaagtttaatgcagcgagctggcagaatcgttagcacgccgggcgaaatgcttagcggtatttcgtctgccgttacgttgtgagttcaaattccgcctaggtcgactttgcctttcatcctttcggggtcgataaattaagtaccagttacgcactggggtcgatgtaatcgacttaatacctatgtctgaccttgtttgtcccttctatgtttagccccttgtgggtaataaagaaataggtatttcgtctgtctttacgttctgagttcaatttgcgctgaggtcgactttacctttcatcctttcggggtcgattaaatgagtaccagttacgcactggggccgatataatcgacttaatccgtttgtctgtccttgtttgtcctctccgtgtgtagccccttgtgggttgtaaagaaataggtatttcgtctgtctttacgttctgagttcaaattgcgctgaggtcgactttgcctttcatcctttcggggtcgattaattaaatactagttgcgcactgggatcgatctaatcgtctggctcctccccacaaattttaggccttgttcatatagtagaaaggattattattataataaagtttaaggcggtgagctggcagaattgttagcgcgctatcattataaaatttattttattaaaacttttattaataacCCTAATTCTTTGAGTTACAGGCattctgttatatttttctctgtgtgtatatgtaattttactcttgtttcagttaCAAATATCAACTCTGCTCTCCTTCAAAGTATAGAGAAACATAAACCTGCTCTAACCTCTACAAAGAAAAGTATCATCATCTTTCTCACTGACGGAGATCCAACTGTAGGAGTCACTGACGTCGAAATTATCAAGAAAAATGTCAGAGAAGCTAACGAACAGATTTCATTATTTGCCCTTTGTTTCGGAGAAGACTGTGACAGTAAATTTCTTCGTGAGGTTGCCACGGAAAATGGGGGCTTCAACGGGAAGATCTACGTAGACTCTGATAGTAGTCTCCAATTTGAAAATCTCTATAAAGAAATATCTAGCATTTTATTAAAGGACATTACGTTTGTTTACTTAGATGGTGCCGTTAATACTAGTTCTACATCATTTAGCAACTACTTCAAAGGATCAGAATTAGTTGTTTCCGGTGTTTTGTCGCAAGAATACCTATCGACCATAAAAGTAAATTTAACAATGACAAATTTTTGGGGTCGTGATAACGAAATATTGGAACTAGAATTATATGGAGATGACTTTACCATATACGATGACGGTTTTTCACAAAATTCCAGTTTGACTAGTATTCAGTCATTTTCTGAAATTACCGAAAAGACTTATGCTTACATCACCTTGCAGCAACTTCTCaagaaaaacagaacagaggaaGTGCGACATGATATTCTTAATTTGGCTCTAAAGGTGAGTAAAAAGGATGTTATAATTAGTTATTTacctatatttaaaaaataaaatggcttatattaattatattagttTAAATTAATTAGTTTATATTAGTTATCGTCATCACAGATTCATACAAATCATTCAACCGACAAATCAGCCAATATGTATCttagttgttattatttaaagattctaaggcggcgagctggcagaatcgttagcacgccgggcgaaatgcgtagcggtatttcgtctgctgttacgttctgagttcaaattccaccgaggtcaactttgcctttcatcctttcgagctcgataaattaagtaccagttacgcactggggtcgatgtaatcgacttaatacctatgtctgtccttgtttgtcccctctatgtttagccccttgtgggtaataaagaaataggtatttcgtccgtctttacgttctgaattcaaatgccgccgaagtcgactttgcttttcatcctttcggggtcgataaattaagtaccagttacgcactggggtcgatgtaatcgacttaatccatttgtctgtctttgtttatcccctttgtgtgtagctctttgtgggtagtaaagaaataggtatttcttccgtatttacgttctgagttcaaatgccgccgaggtcgactttgcttttcatcctttcgggatcgataaattaagtaccagttacatactggggtcgatctaatcgactggtccccccctccctcaaaacttcaggccttgtacctatggaAGAAAGGATTatctaaagaaaaacaaaaggcaaagttggacaAAATTGAACCAATATGAACGAAAGTGAATAATCTATTACCTTTATTCTAGCACTCTACGGCTTTAGCTATTTTCACAGCTCTTGAAGCTGATAGTTGCTACCTAAAATATACAAGCAGTGAAAACGTAGAAATATGATGTCGATGGTGGAGCGTTTGAATTGCATCTATTACATTCacgtattgttttcattttaatatctCTGTTTCACTAAATGCCTAATTTTCTTCTTTGTCACAGTATAATTTCGTAACTCCATTAACATCAATGGTTGTCGCCAACTCAAAAGTAAAAGAACATTTTTTTGAAgaaggtaattttttttcattcataccaTTTTAAACTATTTTCATAAACTTCTTGTTGAAAGGAATTAGCCATGATCGTTTATCTCATAAAACTTAAAAgtacgaggggatgctgaaaagttcctggattttaagggtgtcgtgaaaggcctggcttTTACagggttcttttacagggcttaggaaaactgaaggaccgctgcaataagtgtgtgaatctgagaggggaatatgttgaatgaataaTTTCAGCAGCCCCTCGTATCTTCATTCTACTTTATATCATATCGTATCCCCTATTGCCATGATCTTCAGCTAGATATAAAATGTACAGATATGCATGATAATTTGGAAAATTAGGTGCTAAAGTAAagttccttcccgagtcatacCGACTTATAAGGGTTTCTAATATTGCGAGAAAAGATCTTGTAATAGTTTTTACAAGATCTCATAAaattatttgctttttgtttaagTAACTCCTGAAGTTTCTGCGTGAGGCAAAGCatctctgatatttatttcactttttctgCTTACTTCTCTTATTCTAGCATCTTAATGTTctccaacaaatatattattacaacCCATTTCGGAGCTGTTGCTCAGCcttagtatttttatttatattctttgcacTATAAAAAGTCTGACCGAAGTATTTTCCTATCTCTTTTCTTAATGACAGTACATAACTACTCCGTCCACATCATAACGATCTATTTCAGTAAATCTGTCTTCATCACTTCAACTATTAACTGCAGAAAGCTGTGACTAACGATGGAGAGATAGGCAACTTATTAAAACAGTTCTTTATTCTTCccatagttttcctttttgtgttCGCTGTTCTTCTTTAATCAAACTTCTCTGAGGTGAGAAAGTATTATAATTGATAGTAAGATATAATTACATTGTACGTGCTATGCAATATCGCAATGActaatttcataatttattgtGACAATACATAATATTACATTAATTGTACTTTAGACTGATCCAGCAAACATTTTCATCTAATTACTATCTTAGTCTGTATCATACtgatacaaataaagaaaacctgtatttatgtaattgttttaaaatttatatgaGTTTTCCCATTATAACTGATACCACTGCTGGCACAGTTTTCACTATATTACTATGATTTCATACTATAAATTTTATTTCCAGATTAACCATTATTATTTCAATTGTCAACAATGTATTTCTCTTCCTTTgtagaaacaaaacaaattccGCGACGTAAGTATATTCACATTTGACTTGTTTAAAATAACAATACTCTATGAACTCTTGCTTTCATAATCCATTTCAAGTCATGCATGAAATAAacaacttttgttttttattctgtaGCTTTGGTTTTTTTATTCCGCGTATTACTAGTAATGTCATTTTGATTGAGCACAAaaccatttattttatatagaagTGATACAGAATATCGAAGCGACTCTAGTATattacttgtacttattttatcgagcctatGAAGATATAAGGTGATACCTGCACAATGAACTCGGCTGAGACCCCAGAACCATTTCACTCGTGGTTTATAGTCCCGCAAATCGGCATTGTGCGAATACTGAAGCAGAATATAGACGAGCTGACTATTCTTCGTATGCTTTGCATAATGCAAGATGCTAGCGGCTCACATGAGGCCTTATCTGTAGAGTTTATTCCTAACAAGCACTCTTGGTAAAGGACTTTAAGAAATTGTTCATAATCCTTGAAAGTCCTCTAAAAGAGATGACAGAGATAACACTGTCGTCGAAACTCTGAAATTTTCCCGTGTCAACCATATTCTCTAGTAACCCTCTAAGAATACGCGGGCTGACGTcccctatactactactactactactactactactactacaactaataataataataataattgcactgGAACATATGCCGTCAGTATGATATTCCGCACCCTaggaactggtatgaacaccatccagaGCCAGTCACTGAGGGAGAGAATGTTACCATTCTATGAGATTATGAAATACATTCAGACAGGCAAATAAATGATAACAAAGCTGATATCGTCATCAAAAACCTAAAACAAGAAACATGCCGGTTAATTCATATCAC
Coding sequences within:
- the LOC115212199 gene encoding inter alpha-trypsin inhibitor, heavy chain 4-like → MAPWLLFVMLGAVFYMGRTANGEPRQKATLKSIHVISDIKYRFATTLVSMKYYNPYNSSVSADFHVMMPHNSFISNFSMEIDGNVTVGEVKEKSVAKNIYDHAVETGQSAGYIEVKHRFTNVFDISVNVEPQKDIVYNLTYQELLTRQDYKYRHVIHLSNGGIIDDFLVEVFITEPQDIIDLSVPEIIGDILMNITDNTELDSASIEYTSSREVYIKYSPSRKQQEEISDKDGVAGLLRVEYNVDRQNNSNLIYASDGYFVHFFTPDSLPSLPKHIIFMLDVSGSMYCCKIGPLKEAMENILDQLNPELDAFLIGKFSSDVSWMMDKFLIANNTNKELGKNYIKALQADGFTNINSALLQSIEKHKPALTSTKKSIIIFLTDGDPTVGVTDVEIIKKNVREANEQISLFALCFGEDCDSKFLREVATENGGFNGKIYVDSDSSLQFENLYKEISSILLKDITFVYLDGAVNTSSTSFSNYFKGSELVVSGVLSQEYLSTIKVNLTMTNFWGRDNEILELELYGDDFTIYDDGFSQNSSLTSIQSFSEITEKTYAYITLQQLLKKNRTEEVRHDILNLALKYNFVTPLTSMVVANSKVKEHFFEEETKQIPRHHVRFTTTPPVTVPRSTRPPRRTPRKPVPILPHIPAILLKPLNCEAELCFTDSIQCRNQTDIVLLADRAAKIYIYGQVRKVSDTNCLETLDRVFVNIRNRVSEFTPEFFRIRGKIYEGNILEKVHLKLGTFVRLLVSIQKTENSEKVIFLHFKIYRSFIEPKGILSDYVKNLHCTRQSPNQIVLSNKVTAFHKVKYKTIIRRWKRCFKM